A section of the Gemmatimonadota bacterium genome encodes:
- a CDS encoding trypsin-like serine protease, producing the protein MRSLTIMAFVFAFVLVACKGDQGPLGPRGDQGVQGEQGVQGVQGAQGVQGVQGSQGVQGPQGEQGPQGPQGEQGEQGDAGVTLNWADVIETGNLQDAIYIVGVLTDEGPFTGGTAFSAYFTDKLWTNAHVVTEVVELIRDPEVAELNPVPFVTRTGTLIGGDETYFWRPYIIHPEYDGTVMSADVALIEINGTINHPSPVFLPREFTDELRAGQPVGTLGFPRMSTIADALLPLASFKEGTISALRPFYNESFLDFPINTGHLVHYNLATRGGTSGSPVFDHQGFIIAINHAGIVQLVPYPEEEEEYPDEEEGEGEGEEDEGEGGGEGEGEEEEEEELEFLAAIDTHENFGINISLAWDLLDFLASVDATVTFDGLNDTDTVEADTQSSPDTEYQAFPKNWNGETWLP; encoded by the coding sequence GTGCGTAGTTTAACGATCATGGCGTTCGTATTCGCATTCGTCCTGGTGGCGTGCAAAGGCGATCAGGGACCACTGGGTCCACGGGGCGATCAGGGCGTGCAGGGTGAGCAGGGCGTGCAGGGTGTACAGGGGGCGCAAGGCGTTCAGGGGGTCCAGGGATCCCAGGGCGTGCAGGGTCCTCAGGGCGAGCAGGGTCCTCAGGGACCTCAAGGCGAGCAGGGGGAGCAGGGAGACGCCGGTGTAACGCTCAACTGGGCGGATGTCATCGAGACGGGAAACCTGCAGGATGCCATTTACATAGTCGGCGTGTTGACCGACGAAGGACCGTTTACCGGTGGAACCGCTTTCAGTGCGTATTTCACCGACAAGCTGTGGACGAATGCCCACGTGGTGACAGAAGTCGTGGAACTCATTCGTGACCCTGAAGTCGCGGAATTGAACCCTGTCCCTTTCGTTACCCGTACGGGCACGCTCATTGGCGGAGATGAGACCTATTTCTGGAGGCCGTACATTATTCACCCCGAGTACGATGGTACCGTCATGTCCGCGGATGTCGCCCTGATCGAAATCAACGGTACGATAAACCATCCTTCGCCGGTTTTTCTGCCCCGGGAGTTCACCGACGAACTGCGCGCCGGGCAGCCGGTGGGAACGCTCGGTTTTCCGAGAATGTCCACGATTGCCGACGCCCTGCTTCCCCTGGCCAGTTTCAAGGAAGGGACGATCAGTGCCCTCCGGCCGTTCTACAACGAGTCCTTTCTCGATTTTCCCATAAACACCGGCCATTTGGTCCACTATAACCTGGCGACGCGCGGTGGAACGAGCGGAAGCCCGGTCTTCGATCACCAGGGGTTCATCATCGCGATAAACCACGCCGGGATCGTTCAACTTGTTCCTTATCCTGAAGAAGAGGAAGAGTATCCAGACGAGGAAGAAGGCGAAGGTGAGGGAGAAGAGGACGAAGGTGAGGGAGGGGGTGAAGGCGAAGGTGAAGAAGAGGAGGAAGAAGAGCTGGAGTTCCTGGCGGCTATAGATACGCACGAGAACTTCGGTATAAACATCTCGTTGGCGTGGGACCTTCTGGACTTTCTTGCCAGCGTGGATGCTACCGTTACCTTCGACGGATTGAACGATACCGATACCGTCGAAGCAGACACGCAGTCGTCACCAGATACGGAGTATCAGGCCTTCCCCAAAAACTGGAACGGAGAAACGTGGCTTCCGTAA
- a CDS encoding aminotransferase class V-fold PLP-dependent enzyme, with product MPPPDCPTYDSISVRPLINCKGTLTMYSGSVMLPEVRRAMAEASRKYVHIEELMEGVGRRIAEIMQAESGLVTNGCAAALCQVTAACVAGTDPDRIGRLPDTSGMKNEVITLRTHRHVYDHAIRMVGITLVEVDDDPDSLRAAFNERTAKVALFGDRAGDGVMTVAEIVGIAHDHGVPVFVDAAAERPDVPNPYLADGVDAVAYSGGKCLRGPQASGLVLGRRDLLWAAFMNGAPHHSIARPMKAGKEEIMGLLAAVEQWVQRDHEAEWKAWEGYLQTVIDAVGALPSMRTSIRQPGRSNVAPVLHMNWETSKIGIDPDEVVRLLSEGEPRVEMGGGAGLSIMPYMMEPGEDALVAARLREILEPRVK from the coding sequence ATGCCTCCTCCGGATTGCCCTACCTATGACAGCATAAGTGTCCGGCCCCTGATCAACTGCAAGGGTACGCTGACCATGTACAGCGGATCGGTCATGCTGCCGGAAGTCCGGCGGGCCATGGCCGAAGCGTCCAGGAAGTACGTGCATATCGAAGAACTCATGGAAGGCGTCGGACGGCGAATAGCCGAAATCATGCAGGCGGAATCCGGCCTGGTGACCAATGGATGCGCCGCGGCGCTTTGCCAGGTAACCGCCGCCTGCGTGGCCGGAACGGACCCTGACCGGATCGGCAGGTTGCCGGACACTTCGGGCATGAAGAACGAGGTCATTACGCTCAGGACGCATCGCCATGTCTACGACCACGCCATTCGCATGGTGGGGATCACGCTCGTGGAAGTGGACGACGACCCGGATAGCCTGCGGGCCGCCTTCAACGAACGCACCGCCAAGGTCGCCCTGTTCGGCGACCGCGCGGGCGACGGCGTAATGACCGTTGCCGAGATCGTCGGCATCGCCCATGACCATGGCGTTCCCGTTTTCGTGGACGCGGCCGCGGAACGACCGGATGTGCCCAATCCGTACCTGGCGGACGGCGTGGACGCCGTGGCCTACAGCGGAGGGAAGTGCCTCCGGGGACCGCAGGCCTCCGGGCTGGTCCTCGGCCGACGCGACCTGCTGTGGGCGGCTTTCATGAACGGTGCCCCGCATCATTCCATCGCGCGCCCGATGAAGGCCGGCAAGGAGGAGATCATGGGGCTGCTGGCCGCCGTGGAGCAGTGGGTTCAGAGAGATCACGAAGCGGAATGGAAGGCATGGGAAGGATATCTTCAGACCGTGATCGATGCGGTCGGGGCACTACCGTCCATGCGGACGTCGATCCGGCAACCGGGCCGGTCCAACGTCGCGCCGGTCTTGCACATGAACTGGGAGACCTCAAAAATCGGCATCGATCCGGACGAAGTCGTGCGCCTGTTGTCCGAAGGCGAACCCCGCGTCGAAATGGGTGGGGGCGCCGGCCTGTCCATCATGCCATATATGATGGAGCCCGGCGAGGATGCCCTGGTGGCCGCACGACTCAGGGAAATCCTGGAACCGCGGGTAAAGTGA
- a CDS encoding aldo/keto reductase, with amino-acid sequence MISYRPLGRTGLNVSTLSMGSGGFNRLGQTSDPPLTEPEMHRLVHGVLDLGINLFDTSPGYLEAEAILGRAFRGIPRDRYYVATRVVLSQFDEESGPILMNPRHITESIETSLRRLGVDEIDVALIAATEKADFDDMINESFPVLERLCRQGKIRFLGSSETALTDGAHAWLRAAVPTGKLDVVMIAYSMLNQSARHTVFPYCTEYDVGVMNIFSVRNIFKDPARLAATIEELQDQELLDESIDPHSPYDFLLEDPDVDSLVEAAYRFVAYTEGVTTAVCSAVTLDKIEQNIKSIAKGPLPKMHVKRIQRLFGHISEPVGN; translated from the coding sequence ATGATTTCGTACCGCCCCCTGGGACGCACCGGTTTGAATGTTTCTACGCTGAGCATGGGATCCGGCGGTTTCAACCGGCTGGGGCAGACCAGCGATCCTCCGCTGACCGAGCCGGAGATGCACCGGCTCGTCCACGGGGTCCTGGACCTGGGCATCAACCTCTTCGATACGTCTCCGGGCTACCTTGAAGCCGAGGCGATCCTCGGGCGGGCCTTTCGAGGCATACCGCGCGACCGGTACTACGTCGCCACGCGGGTTGTACTCTCGCAGTTCGACGAGGAAAGCGGGCCGATCCTGATGAATCCGCGGCACATTACCGAATCCATCGAGACCAGCCTGCGCCGCCTGGGCGTGGACGAGATTGACGTAGCGTTGATCGCCGCCACGGAGAAGGCGGATTTCGATGACATGATCAACGAATCGTTCCCGGTGCTTGAACGGCTCTGCCGGCAGGGCAAGATCCGTTTCCTCGGTTCCAGCGAGACCGCGTTGACCGACGGCGCCCATGCCTGGTTGCGGGCCGCGGTGCCGACCGGAAAGCTGGACGTCGTCATGATCGCCTACAGCATGCTCAACCAGTCAGCCCGGCATACGGTCTTTCCCTATTGCACGGAATACGACGTGGGCGTCATGAACATCTTTTCGGTGCGCAACATCTTCAAGGACCCGGCGCGGCTCGCCGCCACGATCGAAGAACTGCAGGATCAGGAACTGCTGGACGAGTCCATCGACCCCCATTCACCGTACGACTTCCTGCTCGAAGATCCCGATGTGGATTCACTGGTCGAAGCGGCGTACCGGTTCGTGGCCTACACCGAGGGCGTCACCACCGCGGTCTGCAGCGCGGTGACCCTGGACAAGATCGAACAGAACATCAAGAGCATCGCCAAAGGTCCGCTCCCCAAAATGCACGTGAAGCGCATACAGCGGCTCTTCGGCCACATCAGCGAACCTGTCGGCAACTAA
- a CDS encoding MTH1187 family thiamine-binding protein produces MKVIVDLCVVPIGVGVSVSDHVAACERVLREAGLKTFMHAYGTNIEGEWEEVFEAVKRCHETVHEMGAPRISTTIRLGTRTDRAQTMEEKIESVQQKLKEEGPGDAG; encoded by the coding sequence ATGAAAGTCATAGTCGATCTGTGCGTGGTGCCCATCGGGGTTGGCGTATCGGTATCCGATCACGTCGCGGCCTGCGAAAGGGTGCTGAGAGAGGCAGGACTCAAGACCTTCATGCATGCATACGGCACCAACATCGAAGGAGAATGGGAAGAGGTGTTCGAGGCCGTGAAGCGATGCCACGAGACGGTGCACGAAATGGGCGCACCGAGGATTTCCACGACCATCCGCCTGGGTACGCGAACCGACCGCGCGCAGACCATGGAAGAGAAGATCGAGAGCGTCCAACAGAAGCTGAAGGAAGAAGGACCCGGTGATGCCGGTTGA
- a CDS encoding amidohydrolase family protein: MGRGAYGGYLFQWTVPLCGSAQRWFGGRTDPQYRRGAGNHRTGHPGHTGTRRSGRPGGPADLPRHARSDYGCCPCDDGGGENPRRDQGGGPAGRVVRLRERLRPGSALDRDDIQQLRFGGITLKNGRCNLQIIDAHQHLWDTAELSYPWLEGFDALRQRYGPKDYRTAFEGIDITRSVHIEADPAPGVEVAEVDRLVRIAAEDGMIGAIVATAPLESEEREETLERLAGDYPLVVGVRRMAWHHEDPAFYSSPSLIEGVKALPKYGYTFELCANVTQLDASVTLVRATPEVTHAINHCGGPDIAADGYAPWADYMNQLAGFPNTVCKISGLVTRAKENWTADDLRPYIDHLIDIFGFDRVMYGSDWPVCTLAATFRAWFETLVDAVKGVSEEDRRKLFHDNARRFYRLG, translated from the coding sequence ATCGGACGTGGTGCATATGGGGGATACCTTTTTCAATGGACGGTTCCCCTTTGTGGATCTGCGCAGCGGTGGTTCGGTGGACGGACTGATCCGCAATATCGCCGGGGTGCTGGAAATCATCGGACCGGACACCCGGGTCATACCGGGACACGGCGATCTGGGCGACCGGGCGGACCTGCGGACTTACCACGGCATGCTCGTAGCGACTACGGATGCTGTCCGTGCGATGATGGCGGAGGGGAAAACCCTCGACGAGATCAAGGCGGCGGGCCTGCCGGAAGAGTGGTCCGGCTACGCGAGCGACTTCGTCCCGGAAGCGCGCTGGATCGAGACGATATTCAACAGTTACGGTTCGGCGGAATAACGCTCAAAAACGGGAGGTGTAATTTGCAGATCATCGATGCGCATCAGCATCTCTGGGATACGGCCGAACTGAGCTATCCCTGGCTGGAAGGATTCGATGCCCTACGACAGCGGTATGGGCCGAAGGACTACCGGACCGCGTTCGAAGGCATCGATATCACCCGATCCGTACATATTGAAGCGGACCCCGCGCCCGGCGTCGAGGTGGCCGAGGTGGACCGGCTCGTGCGCATAGCCGCCGAGGATGGCATGATCGGCGCGATCGTCGCCACGGCGCCCCTGGAATCGGAGGAACGCGAGGAGACCCTGGAGCGGCTGGCCGGGGACTATCCCCTGGTGGTCGGCGTCCGCCGCATGGCCTGGCATCACGAAGACCCGGCGTTCTACAGCTCGCCGTCCCTGATCGAAGGCGTAAAAGCGCTGCCCAAGTACGGTTACACCTTTGAGCTATGCGCCAACGTCACGCAGCTGGATGCGTCGGTGACCCTGGTTCGCGCGACCCCCGAGGTGACCCACGCCATCAACCACTGCGGAGGGCCGGATATCGCGGCGGACGGTTACGCGCCGTGGGCGGACTACATGAACCAACTGGCCGGGTTTCCCAACACGGTCTGCAAGATTTCCGGTCTCGTGACCCGGGCGAAGGAAAACTGGACCGCGGACGACCTGAGACCTTACATCGACCATCTGATCGACATATTCGGATTCGACCGGGTGATGTACGGCAGCGACTGGCCGGTCTGTACGCTCGCGGCGACCTTCCGGGCATGGTTCGAGACGCTCGTCGACGCGGTGAAGG
- a CDS encoding phytanoyl-CoA dioxygenase family protein: MSTVEDLVKRISIEGWCVVDGVIPPEEVVKVRDSLVATANGRPEDLENGRHAVRGIIAYDPAIAPYLSDDRILGVTEAFFGQHVRISMTTGVILHPGFPRTDNPGGGLHSDWPFGQGYDYRIPAPYPDAPLLLTSLWMLTPFTRENGGTVLVPGSHKAGNNPTGDSSLVPGTTHPSEIQAEGRPGSVLLFDSRTWHINGHNHSDETRMAIIARYAAWWFNLNPIIPGLSDFERDAANRGFRPDDVVPLTPEQYDALPERTRPLFHHIVVGQRILPT, encoded by the coding sequence ATGTCAACCGTCGAAGACCTGGTCAAGCGGATCAGCATCGAGGGCTGGTGCGTCGTAGACGGCGTGATACCCCCCGAAGAAGTGGTGAAAGTCCGCGACAGCCTGGTCGCCACGGCGAATGGCCGGCCCGAGGACCTGGAAAACGGCCGGCATGCCGTTCGTGGGATCATCGCCTACGACCCGGCGATCGCCCCGTACCTGTCCGACGATCGAATCCTGGGGGTCACCGAAGCGTTTTTCGGCCAGCACGTCCGCATATCCATGACCACGGGTGTCATTCTCCACCCCGGATTTCCCCGGACGGACAATCCGGGCGGGGGCCTGCACTCGGACTGGCCTTTCGGTCAGGGCTACGACTATCGCATCCCGGCGCCTTATCCCGACGCGCCGCTGCTGCTGACCAGCCTCTGGATGCTCACGCCCTTCACCCGGGAGAACGGCGGCACGGTACTGGTGCCCGGAAGCCACAAGGCGGGCAATAACCCGACGGGTGACAGCAGCCTGGTGCCTGGAACGACGCACCCATCGGAAATCCAGGCCGAAGGGAGACCGGGAAGCGTGCTGCTCTTCGACAGCCGGACCTGGCATATCAACGGACATAACCACAGCGACGAGACCCGTATGGCGATCATCGCCCGTTACGCGGCCTGGTGGTTCAACCTCAACCCGATTATACCCGGCCTTTCGGACTTCGAACGCGATGCGGCCAACCGGGGATTCAGACCGGACGACGTCGTGCCGCTGACACCGGAGCAGTACGACGCGCTGCCTGAACGCACCAGGCCCCTGTTCCATCACATCGTCGTCGGGCAGCGGATCCTTCCGACCTAG
- a CDS encoding sulfatase-like hydrolase/transferase: MKHSNRPNVVLICADQLRGDTLGIAGHPVVHSPGIDALAHTGHYFPRAVSEVPSCVGARRTLFSGQWPVTHGMVGFDDMASWDEPDTLCRVFRRNGYKTYCIGKRHVYPQDEPYGFDRIVAHEEGRYLSPGYRDDYLDWLAEQGWGDFGLFSAGVTNNGYTARPCVFPEEFHVTTWTATQAIRVMDEHVRDHGRDTPFFLFVSFSKPHPPWDPPAFFFERYANDPDLPEPAMGDPSRYVGGRMSFVKAHGPFPEAEYLPLSPRNVRRARAGYYGCIDHVDTQITRFTYHMWRMLQLRNLVFAFVGDHGDMMGDHHYWAKSYGYEGSIRVPFVLNFPAQMDLPAGARYPETTVGLADLMPTLLDVCGLPAPGRMDGRSLMPLVRGETDRLDRERLHAEHLEFGHYLVGHRDKFIWHYRTGQFEYYDLQEDPLECRNLYDDDPSRARALRDQLRGLIVDQGREKDFMRDGDLSNEVAQRHTHEFPPYAV; the protein is encoded by the coding sequence ATGAAACATAGCAACCGACCCAACGTCGTCTTAATCTGCGCCGACCAGCTTCGCGGCGACACCCTCGGCATCGCGGGCCACCCCGTGGTCCACTCGCCCGGCATCGACGCCCTCGCCCATACCGGACACTACTTCCCCCGCGCAGTCTCGGAGGTTCCCTCCTGCGTGGGCGCCCGCCGGACGCTCTTCAGCGGGCAGTGGCCGGTCACCCACGGCATGGTCGGTTTCGACGACATGGCGTCGTGGGACGAGCCGGACACGCTCTGCAGGGTCTTCCGGCGCAATGGCTACAAGACCTACTGTATCGGAAAGAGACATGTCTATCCCCAGGACGAACCCTACGGATTCGACCGGATCGTCGCCCACGAGGAAGGCCGGTACCTGTCTCCCGGATACCGCGACGACTACCTGGACTGGCTGGCCGAACAGGGATGGGGCGACTTCGGCCTGTTCAGTGCGGGCGTGACCAACAACGGGTACACGGCCCGTCCCTGCGTCTTCCCCGAGGAATTCCACGTGACCACGTGGACGGCCACGCAGGCCATTCGCGTCATGGACGAACACGTCCGGGACCACGGCCGGGACACGCCATTCTTCCTGTTCGTGTCCTTCAGCAAGCCCCATCCGCCCTGGGACCCGCCCGCGTTCTTCTTCGAGCGGTATGCCAACGACCCCGATCTGCCCGAACCGGCCATGGGCGATCCGTCCCGTTACGTGGGCGGGCGCATGTCCTTTGTAAAGGCCCACGGCCCCTTCCCGGAAGCCGAGTATCTACCCCTGTCCCCCCGGAACGTCCGGCGGGCCCGGGCGGGCTACTACGGCTGCATCGATCACGTGGACACCCAGATCACACGGTTCACCTATCACATGTGGCGCATGCTCCAGCTGCGCAACCTCGTCTTCGCCTTCGTCGGCGACCACGGCGACATGATGGGCGACCACCATTACTGGGCCAAGTCGTACGGGTACGAGGGATCGATCCGCGTGCCCTTCGTCCTGAACTTCCCCGCGCAGATGGATCTCCCCGCGGGCGCCCGGTACCCCGAGACGACCGTGGGCCTGGCCGACCTGATGCCTACGCTGCTCGACGTGTGCGGCCTGCCCGCGCCCGGCCGCATGGACGGCCGATCGCTCATGCCGCTCGTGCGGGGCGAAACGGACCGGCTGGACCGGGAGCGGCTGCACGCCGAACACCTCGAATTCGGCCATTACCTTGTCGGCCACCGGGACAAGTTCATCTGGCACTACCGGACCGGGCAGTTCGAGTACTACGACCTCCAGGAAGATCCGCTCGAGTGCCGGAACCTGTACGATGATGATCCTTCCAGGGCCCGGGCCCTTCGCGACCAGTTGCGGGGCCTGATCGTGGACCAGGGACGGGAGAAGGATTTCATGCGCGACGGGGACTTAAGCAACGAAGTCGCGCAGCGCCACACGCACGAGTTTCCGCCCTACGCCGTATAG
- a CDS encoding MBL fold metallo-hydrolase produces the protein MESIYRRPFGMNPDTVRALREQRTRSKDMKPALRCFSVLFFVLAESGPADAQQNWDEVVVEAHPVVGNIYMLTGSGGNIGVSVGEDGVLIIDDQYAPLADKIKSALRGLHAGPLKFVLNTHFHGDHVGGNPIFGLEATIIAHTNVRKRLSTPQQRGVQTIPAMVKDGWPVITFDEEVSVHFNGEEIRLVHMPGAHTDNDSYVYFTESDVVHMGDTFFNGRFPFVDLRSGGSVDGLIRNIAGVLEIIGPDTRVIPGHGDLGDRADLRTYHGMLVATTDAVRAMMAEGKTLDEIKAAGLPEEWSGYASDFVPEARWIETIFNSYGSAE, from the coding sequence ATGGAGTCAATTTACAGGCGTCCGTTTGGTATGAATCCGGACACTGTCCGGGCTCTTCGAGAGCAACGCACAAGGAGTAAGGATATGAAACCGGCACTCAGGTGTTTTTCGGTGTTGTTCTTCGTTTTGGCTGAGTCCGGTCCAGCCGATGCACAGCAGAATTGGGATGAGGTAGTCGTCGAAGCCCATCCCGTCGTCGGAAACATCTACATGCTGACCGGCAGCGGTGGAAACATCGGCGTTTCGGTCGGCGAAGACGGCGTATTGATCATCGACGACCAGTACGCGCCGCTGGCCGACAAGATCAAATCCGCCCTCCGGGGCCTGCACGCGGGGCCCCTCAAGTTCGTCCTGAACACCCATTTTCACGGCGATCATGTCGGCGGCAACCCCATCTTCGGCCTGGAGGCGACCATCATCGCCCACACCAACGTCCGCAAACGGCTGTCCACGCCGCAGCAGCGGGGTGTCCAGACCATACCCGCCATGGTGAAGGACGGCTGGCCGGTGATCACCTTCGACGAGGAGGTCTCGGTCCACTTCAACGGGGAAGAGATCAGGCTGGTGCATATGCCCGGCGCACACACGGACAACGACAGTTACGTCTACTTCACGGAATCGGACGTGGTGCATATGGGGGATACCTTTTTCAATGGACGGTTCCCCTTTGTGGATCTGCGCAGCGGTGGTTCGGTGGACGGACTGATCCGCAATATCGCCGGGGTGCTGGAAATCATCGGACCGGACACCCGGGTCATACCGGGACACGGCGATCTGGGCGACCGGGCGGACCTGCGGACTTACCACGGCATGCTCGTAGCGACTACGGATGCTGTCCGTGCGATGATGGCGGAGGGGAAAACCCTCGACGAGATCAAGGCGGCGGGCCTGCCGGAAGAGTGGTCCGGCTACGCGAGCGACTTCGTCCCGGAAGCGCGCTGGATCGAGACGATATTCAACAGTTACGGTTCGGCGGAATAA